One stretch of Ficedula albicollis isolate OC2 chromosome 7, FicAlb1.5, whole genome shotgun sequence DNA includes these proteins:
- the ITGB2 gene encoding integrin beta-2, whose amino-acid sequence MPRDCCLQLPAVTWVLLLVTTAFAMECPKIKVGTCKDCIRSGPGCAWCKKLNFTKAGEPDSIRCDTIEQLKQRGCPGSEIVFPGNEIKRTQDSPLSDKIQLTPQQVHLKLRIGQPAVFDVKFRRAMGYPIDLYYLMDLSYSMLDDLENVKKLGGELLRALESTTPSRRIGFGSFVDKTVLPFVNTHPEKLRNPCPNKDKKCQPPFAFKHILSLTDNAEQFESEVGKQFISGNLDAPEGGLDAMMQAAVCGDLIGWRNVTRLLVFATDDGFHFAGDGKLGGILTPNDGQCHLEDNMYKRSNEFDYPSVGQLVQKLAENNIQPIFAVTSKVVDVYKKLSEMIPKSAVGELNEDSSNIIELIQVAYNNLSSRIILDHSTLLDTLDVKYDSKCKNDKDSVDEARGQCDNVKINDEVTFKVKVTAKECISSYSFTIRPLGFTDTLTVHVANNCDCHCNDQPNPAACSGQGITECGICSCSPGYTGKNCECDTKGRSSKELEHSCRRDNSSLVCSGQGDCVCGRCACHTSDVAGKDIYGTYCECDNVNCEFFNGSLCGGPARGRCDCGVCKCHPGYEGSACQCQQSTEGCRLNSQGPVCSLRGTCHCNRCQCWDKYQPPFCQECPACPSPCGEHVSCVECKFFGSGPFEKNCSQACPNIKLPTNSTEGGTNERKCREKDSQNCWMSFRMIQEDGRDIYTIIVESDRECPEPPNVPLIVGSTIAGVFLIGVLVLVIWRFLMELLDRREYRRFEKEKSKAKWNDADNPLFKSATTTVVNPRFNE is encoded by the exons ATGCCTCGTgactgctgcctccagctgccagcagtgacctgggtgctgctgctggtgacaaCAG CCTTTGCCATGGAGTGCCCCAAGATCAAGGTGGGGACGTGCAAGGACTGCATTCGGTCtggtcctggctgtgcctggtgcaaGAAGCTG AATTTCACAAAAGCTGGTGAGCCAGACTCCATCCGCTGTGACACCATtgagcagctgaagcagaggGGATGCCCAGGCAGTGAGATTGTGTTTCCAGGCAATGAGATCAAAAGAACACAGGACAGCCCCTTAAGCGACAAGATACAGCTGACTCCACAACAGGTGCACCTGAAACTGAGGATAG gCCAGCCTGCTGTGTTTGACGTGAAGTTCCGCCGTGCCATGGGGTATCCCATCGATCTCTACTACCTCATGGACCTCTCCTACTCCATGCTGGATGACCTGGAGAACGTgaagaagctgggaggggagcTGCTCCGGGCTCTGGAGAGCACCACCCCTTCTCGGCGCATTG GGTTTGGCTCCTTTGTGGACAAGACGGTGCTGCCATTCGTGAACACGCACCCCGAGAAGCTGCGGAACCCCTGCCCCAACAAGGACAAGAAGTGCCAGCCTCCCTTCGCCTTCAAGCACATCCTGTCCCTGACTGACAACGCCGAGCAGTTCGAGAGCGAAGTGGGGAAGCAGTTCATCTCCGGGAACCTGGATGCCCCAGAGGGGGGGCTGGATGCCATGATGCAGGCAGCAGTGTGTGGG GACCTGATTGGCTGGCGCAACGTGACCCGCCTGCTGGTGTTTGCCACCGATGACGGCTTCCACTTTGCCGGGGATGGCAAGCTGGGGGGCATCCTGACCCCCAACGATGGCCAGTGCCACCTGGAGGACAACATGTACAAAAGGAGCAATGAGTTT GACTACCCATCTGTTGGCCAGCTGGTCCAGAAACTTGCTGAAAACAACATCCAGCCCATTTTTGCTGTCACCAGTAAGGTGGTGGATGTTTACAAG AAACTCAGTGAGATGATCCCAAAGTCGGCGGTGGGAGAGCTGAACGAGGACTCCAGCAACATCATTGAACTCATCCAAGTGGCCTACAAT AACCTCTCCTCACGGATCATCTTGGACCATTCCACCTTGCTGGACACTCTGGATGTCAAATATGACTCCAAATGCAAAAATGACAAGGACTCAGTGGATGAAGCAAGAGGCCAGTGTGACAATGTCAAGATCAACGATGAG GTCACCTTCAAAGTGAAGGTCACAGCCAAGGAGTGCATTTCCAGCTATTCCTTCACCATCCGGCCACTAGGCTTCACAGACACCCTCACTGTCCATGTGGCCAACAACTGTGACTGCCACTGCAATGACCAGCCCAACCCAGCTGCTTGCAGTGGGCAAGGCATCACTGAGTGTGGGATCTGCAG CTGCAGTCCGGGATACACGGGGAAGAACTGCGAGTGTGACACCAAAGGGAggagcagcaaggagctggagcacagctgcaggagggacaaCAGCTCTCTGGTCTGCTCGGGGCAGGGGGACTGCGTGTGCGGGCGCTGCGCCTGCCACACCAGCGACGTGGCCGGCAAGGACATCTACGGCACCTACTGCGAGTGCGACAACGTCAACTGCGAGTTCTTCAATGGCTCCCTCTGCGGCGGCCCAG CACGTGGGCGGTGTGACTGCGGGGTGTGCAAGTGCCATCCTGGCTACGAGGGCAGTgcctgccagtgccagcagtcGACGGAGGGCTGCCGCCTCAACAGCCAGGGCCCCGTGTGCAGCCTCCGTGGGACCTGCCACTGCAACCgctgccagtgctgggacaaGTACCAGCCCCCCTTCTGCCAGGAGTGCCCAGCCTGCCCCTCGCCCTGCGGGGAGCACGT CTCCTGTGTGGAGTGCAAGTTCTTCGGCAGCGGCCCCTTTGAGAAGAACTGCTCCCAGGCCTGTCCCAACATCAAGCTGCCCACAAACTCAACAGAGGGGGGcacaaatgaaaggaaatgcagggaaaaggaTTCCCAGAACTGCTGGATGTCCTTCCGTATGATCCAGGAGGATGGCAGGGATATATACACCATCATCGTTGAGTCTGACAGAG agtgcccagagccccccaaTGTCCCCCTGATCGTGGGCAGCACCATCGCTGGCGTGTTCCTCATCGGCGTCCTGGTCCTGGTCATCTGGCGGTtcctgatggagctgctggaccGTCGGGAATATCGCCGCTTCGAGAAGGAGAAGAGCAAAGCCAAGTGGAATGAT GCTGATAATCCCCTCTTCAAGAGTGCCACCACCACTGTCGTCAACCCCAGGTTCAATGAGTGA